Proteins encoded in a region of the Oxyura jamaicensis isolate SHBP4307 breed ruddy duck chromosome 17, BPBGC_Ojam_1.0, whole genome shotgun sequence genome:
- the FAM163B gene encoding protein FAM163B, producing the protein MTAGTVVITGGILATVILLCIIAVLCYCRLQYYCCKKDESEEDEEEPDFAVHSHIPPLHCNRNVVLTNGPSLYASSPFGKKPTPSRSGCPGCGQYEPPTFFLQEPPEELHNGGDRVSYQTVSQEDLELPVSVGNLQALNPNRLSAMREAFSRSRSISTDV; encoded by the exons ATGACAGCCGGGACCGTGGTCATCACAGGTGGAATATTAGCGACTGTCATTTTACTTTGTATCATCGCTGTCCTCTGCTACTGTAGGCTCCAG TACTACTGCTGCAAGAAGGATGAGTccgaggaggacgaggaggagccCGACTTCGCCGTGCACTCCCACATCCCTCCGCTCCACTGCAACCGCAACGTAGTGCTGACCAACGGCCCGTCCCTCTACGCCTCCTCGCCCTTCGGCAAGAAGCCGACGCCGAGCCGGAGCGGCTGCCCCGGCTGCGGGCAGTATGAGCCCCCCACCTTCTTCCTGCAGGAGCCCCCCGAGGAGCTGCACAACGGGGGGGACCGGGTCAGCTACCAGACCGTCAGCCAGGAAGACCTGGAGCTGCCGGTGAGCGTGGGCAACCTGCAGGCGCTCAACCCCAACCGGCTCTCGGCCATGCGGGAAGCCTTCTCCCGCAGCCGCAGCATCAGCACCGACGTGTGA